Proteins found in one Oryza glaberrima chromosome 4, OglaRS2, whole genome shotgun sequence genomic segment:
- the LOC127769875 gene encoding thiosulfate sulfurtransferase 16, chloroplastic-like has product MMMMVRLPAMFVICILAVPLLPALGSEPPSTPVPTVGVTAASHLVGSGGHSYLDVRTEEEFKKGHVENSLNVPFLFFTPQGKEKNTKFIEQVALHYDKEDNIIVGCLSGVRSELASADLIAAGFKNVKNMEGGYMAWVENGLAVNKPLVQEEL; this is encoded by the exons atgatgatgatggtgagaTTGCCTGCTATGTTCGTGATCTGCATCTTGGCTGTTCCGCTGCTGCCGGCGCTCGGCTCGGAGCCGCCGTCGACACCGGTGCCGACCGTTggcgtgacggcggcgagccACCTCGTCGGCTCCGGTGGCCACAGCTACTTGGACGTCAG GACAGAAGAGGAATTCAAGAAGGGACATGTGGAGAATTCTCTTAATGTGCCATTCCTCTTCTTTACCCCTCAAG GGAAGGAAAAGAACACAAAGTTCATAGAGCAGGTGGCATTGCATTATGATAAGGAGGACAACATAATTGTG GGTTGCCTAAGTGGAGTAAGATCTGAACTAGCATCTGCCGATCTCATAGCAGCC GGATTCAAAAATGTAAAGAACATGGAAGGAGGTTACATGGCATGGGTGGAAAATGGCCTTGCGGTGAATAAACCTCTAGTGCAAGAAGAGCTCTAG